A single genomic interval of Porphyromonas sp. oral taxon 275 harbors:
- a CDS encoding acetyl-CoA hydrolase/transferase family protein — protein sequence MALKFITADEAAALVQHNDNVGFSGFTPAGCPKVVPGAIAKRAEAEHAAGRPFKIGMFTGASTGDRLDGALARAEAVKFRTPYQSNKDMRTGINAGTNPYFDMHLSMVAQELRYGFLGKVDVAIVEAADVTEDGEIVPTSGVGILPTICRLADKIIVELNDKHPKEIRGIHDIAEPLDPPHRKDMPVYHPSDRVGQPFVKVDPAKIVGVVRTSEPNDEGGFAPLDEVTQAIGNNVAKFLIAEMEAGRLPKEFLPLQSGVGNVANAVLGALGDNEQIPAFEVYTEVIQDAVIALMKKGRVKFASGCSLSVSRSVIQDIYGNLDFFKDKLLLRPQEYSNNPEIVRRLGIITINTALEADIFGNVNSTHVNGTRMMNGLGGSGDFARNGYLSIFTTPSTAKDGKISAFVPMVSHLDHSEHSVKVIITEYGVADLRGKDPRQRAEEIINNCVHPDYRDLLRQYLELGVKGHTPQALDCCFAFHQEAAASGDMRNVDWSKYHQAK from the coding sequence ATGGCTTTGAAGTTCATCACAGCAGACGAAGCAGCTGCCCTCGTGCAGCACAATGACAATGTGGGCTTTAGCGGCTTTACCCCTGCAGGGTGCCCTAAGGTCGTCCCCGGCGCTATCGCCAAGCGTGCCGAAGCAGAGCACGCCGCCGGTCGTCCCTTCAAGATCGGTATGTTCACCGGCGCCAGCACGGGCGACCGCCTCGATGGCGCACTAGCACGTGCCGAGGCTGTCAAGTTCCGCACGCCCTACCAGTCCAATAAGGACATGCGCACCGGGATCAATGCCGGGACGAACCCTTACTTCGACATGCACCTCTCGATGGTCGCTCAGGAGCTGCGCTACGGCTTCCTCGGTAAGGTCGACGTCGCCATCGTCGAGGCAGCGGACGTCACCGAGGACGGCGAGATCGTCCCCACCTCGGGCGTCGGCATCCTGCCTACCATCTGCCGCCTGGCGGACAAGATCATCGTCGAGCTCAACGATAAGCACCCCAAGGAAATCCGCGGTATCCACGACATCGCCGAGCCACTGGATCCACCCCACCGCAAGGATATGCCCGTCTACCATCCCAGCGATCGTGTCGGTCAGCCCTTCGTCAAGGTAGACCCCGCCAAGATCGTCGGTGTCGTACGCACCAGCGAGCCCAACGATGAGGGCGGCTTCGCTCCGCTGGACGAGGTCACGCAGGCCATCGGGAACAATGTGGCGAAGTTCCTCATCGCTGAGATGGAGGCTGGCCGCCTGCCCAAGGAGTTCCTCCCCCTGCAGAGTGGGGTGGGTAACGTTGCCAACGCCGTCCTCGGCGCCCTCGGGGACAACGAGCAGATCCCTGCCTTCGAGGTCTACACGGAGGTCATCCAGGACGCCGTCATCGCGCTGATGAAGAAGGGGCGTGTCAAGTTTGCCAGCGGCTGCTCGCTCTCCGTCTCGCGCTCGGTGATCCAGGACATCTACGGCAACCTCGACTTCTTCAAGGACAAGCTGCTGCTGCGTCCCCAGGAGTACTCCAACAACCCTGAGATCGTACGCCGCCTCGGGATCATCACCATCAACACGGCACTGGAGGCCGACATCTTCGGCAACGTCAACTCCACGCACGTCAATGGTACGCGCATGATGAACGGCCTCGGGGGCTCGGGTGACTTCGCCCGTAACGGCTACCTCTCCATCTTCACCACGCCATCGACGGCTAAGGACGGTAAGATCTCGGCCTTCGTCCCCATGGTCTCGCACCTCGACCACAGCGAGCACTCGGTCAAGGTCATCATCACCGAGTACGGGGTGGCTGACCTGCGCGGCAAGGATCCCCGCCAGCGTGCCGAGGAGATCATCAACAACTGCGTGCACCCCGACTACCGCGATCTGCTGCGTCAGTACCTCGAGCTCGGCGTCAAGGGCCACACGCCTCAGGCGCTGGACTGCTGCTTCGCCTTCCACCAGGAGGCTGCAGCCTCGGGCGATATGCGTAATGTAGACTGGTCGAAGTACCACCAGGCTAAGTAG
- the trxA gene encoding thioredoxin, which translates to MALEINSQNFEQLATSGQLVVVDFWATWCGPCQLVGPHIEKLAHEYEGKAVIGKCDVDRDQELPSRFGIRNIPTILFIKNGELVNKIVGAQDYDTLKKAVDAAL; encoded by the coding sequence ATGGCACTAGAAATCAACAGCCAGAACTTCGAGCAGCTCGCTACGAGCGGCCAGCTAGTCGTCGTAGACTTTTGGGCAACGTGGTGCGGACCCTGCCAGCTGGTAGGTCCCCACATCGAGAAGCTCGCCCATGAGTACGAGGGTAAGGCCGTCATCGGCAAGTGCGATGTAGACCGTGACCAGGAGCTGCCCAGCCGCTTCGGTATCCGCAACATCCCCACCATCCTCTTCATCAAGAACGGTGAGCTCGTCAACAAGATCGTCGGCGCCCAGGACTACGACACGCTCAAGAAGGCTGTAGACGCAGCCCTCTAG
- a CDS encoding ROK family transcriptional regulator, protein MTAELLEELALGAKRGQLKLHVINYLLRHRTATMSDIAKELSVSAPTASRILQELIDAGCVQEEGKLEIEAGRFPMLFGLKPEGGYFIGVDVKRSYINIGLINLQSELLEVEYDLPFVLENTPEAVEEICRIIDEFITRTGRQRSEILNININIPGRINPATGHSYTLFNFYSDQALSEVLGKRLGTRVSIDNDTRGMAFGEFTQGCGKGADVHNALYVNVSWGLGLGMIIDHEIYLGKSGFSGELGHISVYDNQILCHCGKKGCLETEVSGQAMCRKLEARIRAGESSSLSAVLAEGRSITLSDLLQACAQEDMLCLQVLSEIGLQLGKQIANLINVFNPELVIVGGSLADAGGYFTQQIEASVRTYSLSLVTRDTRIATATLGDRAGLVGACMLARTRRFAE, encoded by the coding sequence ATGACAGCAGAACTACTAGAGGAGCTCGCCCTAGGAGCTAAGCGCGGACAGCTGAAGCTCCATGTCATCAACTACCTACTGCGCCACCGCACAGCTACCATGTCGGACATCGCCAAGGAGCTCTCGGTGAGTGCGCCTACCGCCTCGCGCATCCTGCAGGAGCTGATCGATGCGGGCTGCGTGCAGGAGGAGGGCAAGCTGGAGATCGAGGCCGGCCGCTTCCCCATGCTCTTCGGGCTCAAGCCCGAGGGCGGTTACTTCATCGGTGTGGACGTCAAGCGCTCCTACATCAACATCGGCCTGATCAACCTACAGAGCGAGCTCCTCGAGGTCGAGTATGATCTGCCCTTCGTGCTGGAGAATACTCCCGAGGCGGTGGAGGAGATCTGCCGCATCATCGACGAGTTCATCACCCGCACGGGACGCCAGCGCTCCGAGATCCTCAACATCAATATCAACATCCCTGGGCGCATCAACCCCGCTACAGGGCATAGCTACACGCTCTTCAACTTCTACTCCGACCAAGCCCTCTCCGAGGTGCTCGGTAAGCGCCTCGGCACGCGCGTCTCGATCGACAACGACACGCGTGGCATGGCCTTCGGGGAGTTCACTCAGGGCTGCGGTAAGGGGGCCGATGTGCATAATGCCCTCTACGTCAACGTCAGCTGGGGGCTCGGCCTCGGGATGATCATCGACCACGAGATCTACTTAGGGAAGTCGGGCTTCTCGGGTGAGCTGGGGCACATCTCGGTCTACGACAATCAGATCCTCTGCCACTGTGGGAAGAAGGGTTGCCTCGAGACCGAGGTCAGCGGGCAGGCCATGTGCCGTAAGCTCGAGGCCCGCATCCGCGCTGGCGAGAGTTCGAGTCTCTCCGCAGTGCTAGCCGAGGGACGTAGCATCACGCTCTCGGATCTCCTGCAGGCCTGCGCCCAGGAGGATATGCTCTGCCTGCAGGTGCTCAGCGAGATCGGTCTACAGCTGGGCAAGCAGATCGCCAATCTCATCAACGTCTTCAACCCCGAGCTGGTCATCGTCGGCGGCAGCCTTGCCGACGCAGGCGGCTACTTCACCCAGCAGATCGAGGCCTCGGTACGCACCTATTCGCTGAGCCTCGTCACGCGTGACACGCGCATCGCCACGGCTACGCTGGGCGACCGCGCTGGGCTCGTTGGGGCCTGCATGCTGGCACGTACGCGACGCTTCGCCGAGTAG
- the trmD gene encoding tRNA (guanosine(37)-N1)-methyltransferase TrmD, which translates to MRIDIITVIPELLESPLRHSILGRAQAKGLAELHVHNLRDYSTNRWRRVDDYPFGGEAGMILQVEPIDRAISELTSQRAYDEIIYTSPDGETFDQGIANELSLKGNIIILCGHYKGIDHRIREHLITREISVGDYVLTGGELPAAIIADAVVRLLPGVIGDAESALSDTFQDDLLAPPIYTRPAEYKGWTVPEVLLSGHAARIESWKMEQALERTRRLRPDLLDKGGSRR; encoded by the coding sequence GTGCGCATAGACATCATCACCGTCATCCCCGAGCTGCTGGAGAGCCCGCTGAGGCACTCCATCCTCGGGCGTGCCCAGGCCAAGGGGCTCGCTGAGCTCCATGTACACAATCTCCGCGACTACTCGACCAATAGATGGCGTCGGGTGGATGACTACCCCTTCGGGGGCGAGGCGGGTATGATCCTGCAGGTCGAGCCCATAGATAGGGCGATCAGCGAGCTCACCAGCCAGCGTGCCTACGACGAGATCATCTACACCTCGCCCGATGGAGAGACCTTCGATCAGGGCATAGCCAACGAGCTGAGCCTCAAGGGGAACATCATCATCCTCTGTGGGCACTACAAGGGCATAGACCACCGCATACGCGAGCACCTCATCACGCGTGAGATCTCGGTCGGCGACTACGTGCTGACGGGCGGTGAGCTACCCGCGGCGATCATCGCCGACGCCGTGGTACGCCTACTGCCTGGGGTCATCGGTGACGCCGAGAGCGCCCTCTCAGATACCTTCCAGGACGACCTCCTAGCACCGCCCATCTACACCCGCCCCGCCGAGTACAAGGGCTGGACGGTGCCCGAGGTGCTACTGAGCGGCCATGCCGCCCGCATCGAGAGCTGGAAGATGGAGCAGGCGCTCGAGCGTACGCGCCGCCTGCGGCCCGACCTCCTCGATAAGGGGGGCAGCCGCCGATAG
- the dnaE gene encoding DNA polymerase III subunit alpha, whose amino-acid sequence MDNQPFVHLHVHSQFSLLDGQASVKGLVDKAIKDGMSGIALTDHGAMFGIKEFYDYVSKKNAPLLGERKDLAKQIAAFEEQEARTTEEEARLEELRAQLAAAEARPLFKPILGCEVYCARRSRFKKEANVPNPYRPTQSIDNSGWHLVLLAKNLTGYKNLIKMVSRAWIDGYYYRPRIDKELLEEYHEGIIVSSACLGGEIPQHILNGNIEEAERSIEWFQGIFGEDFYLELQRHKTTNPLGNQETYELQQRVNAVLLELGQKHGVKVIATNDIHFLNEEDAEAHDRLICLSTGKDLNDPKRMRYSKQEWMKTRSEMYELFADVPQVLAATQEICDKVELYSIDHGPLMPDFPIPEGYEDDDDYLRHLTYEGARRKYGEEGLTEEVRERIDFELATIKGMGFPGYFLIVQDFIAAARDMGVFVGPGRGSAAGSAVAYCLGITDIDPIRYDLLFERFLNPDRISMPDIDVDFDDDGRADVLRWVTDKYGYERVAHIVTYGTMAAKSAIKDVARVQKLPLNESDRLTKLIPDKIPDKKGVSIADSIEYVEELKKASLSPDPLLHDTLKYAQMLEGNIRSTGVHACGIIIGKMDISDVVPLSTAEDKATGESMLVTQYEGSVIESTGLIKMDFLGLKTLSVIKEALLNIKKSRGLEIDIDRIPIDDAKTYQLYAEGKTVGTFQFESAGMQKYLRELEPSTFEDLIAMNALYRPGPMDYIPDFIDRKHGRKDITYDLPCMERYLKDTYGITVYQEQVMLLSREIADFTRGQSDELRKAMGKKLADKMAALKVKFLDGGTKNGHDKATLEKIWADWAKFASYAFNKSHATCYSWVAYQTAYLKANYPAEYMAGALSRNLSNITEIIKLMDECRAMGIKVLSPDVNESDFKFAVNQEGNIRFGLNAIKGVGSSAVEAIIREREEHGPFSDVYDFFERVPISVINKKTLESLIFAGGFDSFGYQRELYTAPLESNFRDDNFLSALVRYAQTLQSEQSRNESSLFGEDEEAMQLPRPTPPEHYVELSDLERLNRERDLVGLYLSGNPLDPYRVLLECYCPVNALELNDLEAVGEGRTVSFGGMVSKVYNGFTKRGDPYARITIEDTFGSFDLALFSSNYVNFQQYCHKGLFIFVQGTVQRRRYGDELELSVSRISLLSEVIDTTMSAVHLEIDVRAVSQEVIEELSQFITNNPGEAMLSIRITDGTGRHDVQLSYDRNPIKPTPQLLDFCRASGIVMSVR is encoded by the coding sequence ATGGACAATCAGCCCTTCGTACACCTACATGTGCACTCCCAGTTCTCGCTTCTCGATGGTCAGGCCTCTGTCAAGGGGCTGGTAGATAAGGCCATCAAGGATGGCATGAGTGGCATCGCCCTGACCGACCACGGGGCGATGTTCGGCATCAAGGAGTTCTACGACTACGTCAGCAAGAAGAACGCCCCGCTGCTCGGGGAGCGCAAGGACCTCGCGAAGCAGATCGCTGCCTTCGAGGAACAGGAGGCACGCACGACTGAGGAGGAGGCACGACTCGAGGAGCTACGTGCGCAGCTGGCGGCGGCCGAGGCTCGGCCGCTCTTCAAGCCCATCCTCGGCTGCGAGGTCTACTGCGCCCGCCGCTCTCGCTTCAAGAAGGAGGCCAACGTCCCCAACCCCTATCGCCCCACCCAGTCCATAGACAACAGCGGCTGGCACCTCGTCCTGCTGGCTAAGAACCTCACCGGCTACAAGAACCTCATCAAGATGGTCTCCCGCGCCTGGATCGATGGCTACTACTACCGCCCCCGCATCGACAAGGAGCTGCTGGAGGAGTACCATGAGGGCATCATCGTATCCTCAGCTTGCCTCGGCGGGGAGATCCCGCAGCACATCCTTAATGGGAACATCGAGGAGGCCGAGCGGAGCATCGAGTGGTTTCAGGGGATCTTCGGGGAGGACTTCTACCTGGAGCTGCAGCGTCACAAGACGACCAACCCGCTGGGCAATCAGGAGACCTACGAGCTGCAGCAGCGCGTCAATGCGGTGCTGCTAGAGCTAGGGCAGAAGCACGGGGTGAAGGTCATCGCGACCAACGATATCCATTTCCTCAACGAGGAGGATGCCGAGGCGCACGATCGCCTAATCTGTCTCAGCACGGGCAAGGACCTCAATGATCCCAAGCGCATGCGCTACAGCAAGCAGGAGTGGATGAAGACGCGGAGCGAGATGTACGAGCTCTTCGCCGACGTCCCCCAGGTGCTGGCGGCGACCCAGGAGATCTGCGACAAGGTCGAGCTCTACAGCATCGACCACGGCCCCTTGATGCCCGACTTCCCCATCCCCGAGGGCTACGAAGACGATGACGACTATCTGCGACACCTCACCTACGAGGGCGCTCGGCGCAAGTACGGCGAGGAGGGACTGACGGAGGAGGTGCGGGAGCGCATCGACTTCGAGCTGGCTACGATCAAGGGTATGGGCTTCCCCGGCTACTTCCTCATCGTGCAGGACTTCATCGCTGCCGCTCGCGATATGGGCGTCTTCGTAGGCCCAGGGCGCGGCTCGGCTGCGGGCTCGGCCGTGGCCTACTGTCTAGGCATCACGGATATTGACCCGATACGCTACGACCTGCTCTTCGAGCGCTTCCTCAACCCCGACCGTATCTCCATGCCCGATATCGATGTGGACTTCGACGACGATGGTCGCGCCGATGTCCTGCGCTGGGTCACGGATAAGTACGGCTATGAGCGCGTGGCGCATATCGTCACCTATGGCACGATGGCCGCCAAGAGCGCCATCAAGGACGTGGCTCGTGTGCAGAAGCTCCCCCTGAACGAGAGCGATCGCCTCACTAAGCTCATCCCCGACAAGATCCCCGACAAGAAGGGCGTCAGCATCGCCGACTCCATCGAGTACGTCGAGGAGCTCAAGAAGGCTTCGCTGAGCCCTGATCCCCTGCTACACGATACGCTGAAGTACGCCCAGATGCTGGAGGGCAACATCCGCAGCACGGGTGTCCACGCCTGCGGGATTATCATCGGCAAGATGGACATCAGCGATGTCGTGCCCCTCAGCACGGCCGAGGACAAGGCTACGGGCGAGAGCATGCTGGTGACGCAGTACGAGGGCTCGGTCATCGAGTCCACGGGGCTGATCAAGATGGACTTCCTGGGGCTGAAGACGCTCTCGGTCATCAAGGAGGCCCTGCTCAATATCAAGAAGAGCCGCGGCCTAGAGATCGACATCGACCGCATCCCCATAGACGACGCTAAGACCTACCAGCTCTACGCCGAGGGCAAGACGGTGGGGACCTTCCAGTTCGAGTCCGCCGGCATGCAGAAGTACCTGCGCGAGCTGGAGCCCTCGACCTTCGAGGACCTCATCGCGATGAATGCCCTCTACCGCCCGGGGCCTATGGACTACATCCCCGACTTCATCGACCGCAAGCACGGACGCAAGGACATCACCTATGACCTGCCCTGCATGGAGCGCTACCTCAAGGATACCTACGGCATCACCGTCTATCAGGAGCAGGTGATGCTCCTCTCGCGTGAGATCGCCGACTTCACCCGAGGGCAGAGCGATGAGCTCCGCAAGGCGATGGGGAAGAAGCTCGCGGACAAGATGGCCGCCCTCAAGGTGAAGTTCCTCGACGGGGGGACCAAGAATGGCCACGACAAGGCGACGCTGGAGAAGATATGGGCCGACTGGGCCAAGTTCGCCTCCTACGCCTTCAACAAGAGTCATGCCACCTGCTACAGCTGGGTTGCCTACCAGACGGCCTACCTCAAGGCGAACTATCCCGCCGAGTACATGGCTGGGGCGCTGAGCCGCAATCTCAGCAACATCACCGAGATCATCAAGCTGATGGACGAGTGTCGCGCCATGGGCATCAAGGTGCTGAGCCCCGATGTCAATGAGTCAGACTTCAAGTTCGCCGTCAACCAGGAGGGCAACATCCGCTTCGGGCTCAACGCCATCAAGGGTGTGGGTAGCTCGGCCGTCGAGGCCATCATCCGCGAGCGGGAGGAGCACGGGCCCTTCAGCGACGTCTATGACTTCTTCGAGCGCGTGCCTATCTCGGTGATCAATAAGAAGACGCTCGAGAGCCTCATCTTCGCGGGCGGCTTCGATAGCTTCGGCTACCAGCGCGAGCTCTACACGGCGCCTCTGGAGAGCAACTTCAGGGACGACAACTTCCTCTCCGCCCTCGTGCGCTATGCCCAGACGCTGCAGTCCGAGCAGAGCCGCAATGAGTCCTCGCTCTTCGGCGAAGACGAGGAGGCCATGCAGCTACCGCGTCCCACACCGCCCGAGCACTATGTAGAGCTGAGCGATCTGGAGCGCCTCAACCGCGAGCGCGACCTCGTCGGGCTCTACCTCTCGGGCAATCCGCTGGACCCCTACCGTGTGCTGCTGGAGTGCTACTGCCCCGTCAATGCCCTCGAGCTGAACGACCTCGAGGCGGTCGGCGAAGGGCGTACGGTCTCCTTCGGCGGTATGGTCTCCAAGGTGTACAACGGCTTCACCAAGCGCGGCGACCCCTATGCGCGTATCACGATCGAGGATACCTTCGGCTCCTTTGACCTAGCGCTCTTCAGCAGCAACTACGTCAACTTCCAGCAGTATTGCCACAAGGGGCTCTTCATCTTCGTGCAGGGGACGGTACAGCGTCGCCGCTATGGCGACGAGCTGGAGCTCTCGGTCAGTCGCATCTCCCTACTCTCTGAGGTCATCGACACGACGATGAGCGCTGTGCACCTCGAGATCGATGTGCGCGCCGTCAGCCAAGAGGTCATTGAGGAGCTTAGCCAGTTCATTACGAACAATCCAGGAGAAGCTATGTTATCTATTCGTATCACCGATGGGACGGGTCGCCACGACGTACAGCTCAGCTACGACCGCAATCCCATCAAGCCGACGCCACAGCTGCTGGACTTCTGTCGCGCCAGTGGTATCGTGATGTCGGTACGCTAG
- a CDS encoding DEAD/DEAH box helicase, producing MYFDELDLEDEVLDGLEAMNFFETTPVQEATIPLLLEGRDMIGCAQTGTGKTAAYLLPIINRLSRGEGDPTKVNALIMAPTRELAIQIEQQVEGFSYFLPISSVAIYGGTDGIAWEQQRRGMDKGADIVIATPGRLISLLNLQQADLSGVHYFVLDEADRMLDMGFQEDILQIYKALPEDCQHVMFSATMPPRIKKFAHTILRNPAEVELAISRPPESIVQSAYVCYEAQKVPILTQLFHETPPTRTIIFSSSKLKVKELARTLSKLDIRVEQMHSDLTQEKREEVMRSFKAGTVDLLVATDVVARGIDIDNIRMVINFDIPHDPEDYVHRIGRTARGGNDEGLAITFVSEREQYGFGRIEDFLGREIYKIPVDPSFGPVPSYDPSKRVPSGRGGGRSGGGGGRSGGSGRSGGGRSGGGRKEGGRGPRPEGAKAEGQQPREGQRPKGAHGKGQKRRKPREAQGGASGGGSAS from the coding sequence ATGTATTTTGACGAACTAGATCTGGAAGACGAAGTACTGGACGGACTCGAGGCAATGAACTTCTTCGAGACCACACCCGTACAAGAGGCTACCATCCCACTGCTCCTCGAGGGGCGAGATATGATAGGCTGCGCCCAGACGGGCACGGGGAAGACAGCCGCCTACCTACTACCCATCATCAACCGCCTAAGCCGTGGCGAAGGCGACCCCACCAAGGTGAATGCCCTCATCATGGCCCCCACGCGCGAGCTGGCGATACAGATCGAGCAGCAGGTCGAGGGCTTCTCCTACTTCCTCCCCATCTCCTCCGTAGCCATCTATGGCGGTACCGACGGCATCGCCTGGGAGCAGCAGCGCCGCGGCATGGACAAGGGCGCCGACATCGTCATCGCCACCCCAGGCCGCCTCATCTCGCTGCTCAACCTGCAGCAGGCCGACCTCTCGGGCGTGCACTACTTCGTCCTGGACGAGGCTGACCGCATGCTGGACATGGGATTCCAGGAGGACATCCTGCAGATCTACAAGGCGCTGCCCGAGGACTGCCAGCACGTGATGTTCTCGGCGACGATGCCGCCGAGGATCAAGAAGTTCGCCCACACGATCCTGCGCAACCCTGCAGAGGTGGAGCTGGCGATCTCCCGTCCGCCCGAGTCCATCGTGCAGTCGGCCTATGTCTGCTACGAGGCGCAGAAGGTGCCCATCCTGACGCAGCTCTTCCATGAGACGCCTCCCACACGTACCATCATCTTCTCCTCCTCCAAGCTCAAGGTAAAGGAGCTGGCGCGCACCCTCAGCAAGCTCGACATCCGCGTCGAGCAGATGCACAGCGACCTGACGCAGGAGAAGCGCGAAGAGGTCATGCGCTCCTTCAAGGCCGGCACCGTGGATCTCCTCGTCGCCACCGACGTCGTGGCGCGCGGGATCGACATCGACAACATCCGTATGGTCATCAACTTCGACATCCCACACGACCCCGAGGACTACGTTCACCGTATCGGGCGTACGGCGCGTGGGGGCAATGATGAGGGGCTGGCCATCACCTTCGTTAGCGAGCGCGAGCAGTACGGCTTCGGCCGTATCGAGGACTTCCTCGGGCGCGAGATCTACAAGATCCCCGTGGACCCCTCCTTCGGCCCTGTGCCTAGCTATGACCCCTCCAAGCGTGTCCCCAGCGGACGCGGCGGCGGACGTAGCGGTGGTGGCGGAGGCCGCAGTGGCGGCTCGGGTCGCAGTGGTGGAGGCCGTAGCGGCGGCGGGCGCAAGGAAGGCGGCCGCGGTCCACGTCCCGAGGGGGCGAAGGCCGAAGGGCAACAGCCCCGCGAGGGTCAGCGCCCCAAGGGGGCCCACGGCAAGGGCCAGAAGCGCCGCAAGCCCCGCGAGGCTCAGGGCGGCGCCAGTGGAGGCGGTAGCGCGAGCTAG
- a CDS encoding DUF3078 domain-containing protein: protein MKQLFLSALLLLSSGVAMAQDAPATTDSKWKVGGITGLNLAQTSLTNWSAGGENSMTWNLYLNATANYKGEKWSWDNALITDFGKTFTSSNKWLKSMDKINLTSKLGRSISQHWNVSLLGDFLSQFDLGYDASTNPNIAGNKDKYISKFFAPAYLTVAAGMDYKPNDNFSLLLSPATGKMTFVLDKKLSDAGAFGVEPGKKHLAQLGALAVANYKQDLASNIKLVTKLTLFTPYDKDFGNVDVNWDMMLAFKINKFLTTTLTTNLIYDDNVKTVDGAGNPRGAKVQFREVLGLGLAYSF from the coding sequence ATGAAGCAACTCTTTCTCTCTGCCCTCCTCCTGCTTTCCTCGGGAGTGGCTATGGCGCAGGACGCTCCTGCGACGACGGACTCCAAGTGGAAGGTCGGTGGTATCACGGGCCTCAACCTCGCCCAGACCTCGCTGACCAACTGGTCCGCTGGGGGTGAGAACTCCATGACCTGGAACCTCTACCTCAACGCTACGGCGAACTACAAGGGCGAGAAGTGGAGCTGGGACAACGCCCTGATCACCGACTTCGGGAAGACCTTCACCTCGAGCAACAAGTGGCTCAAGAGCATGGACAAGATCAACCTGACCAGCAAGCTCGGCCGCTCCATCTCGCAGCACTGGAACGTGTCGCTGCTCGGGGACTTCCTCTCGCAGTTCGACCTCGGCTACGACGCCTCTACCAATCCCAACATCGCGGGGAATAAGGACAAGTACATCTCCAAGTTCTTCGCCCCTGCCTACCTGACGGTCGCTGCAGGTATGGACTACAAGCCCAACGACAACTTCTCCCTGCTGCTCTCCCCCGCCACGGGTAAGATGACCTTCGTCCTGGACAAGAAGCTCTCCGACGCAGGTGCCTTCGGCGTAGAGCCCGGCAAGAAGCACCTGGCGCAGCTCGGTGCGCTGGCCGTAGCCAACTACAAGCAGGATCTGGCGTCCAACATCAAGCTCGTCACCAAGCTGACCCTCTTCACGCCCTACGACAAGGACTTCGGTAACGTCGACGTCAACTGGGATATGATGCTGGCCTTCAAGATCAATAAGTTCCTCACCACGACGCTGACGACCAACCTCATCTACGATGACAACGTCAAGACGGTCGACGGTGCAGGCAATCCCCGCGGTGCCAAGGTACAGTTCCGCGAGGTCCTCGGCCTCGGTCTGGCCTATAGCTTCTAG